Proteins from a genomic interval of Sugiyamaella lignohabitans strain CBS 10342 chromosome C, complete sequence:
- the DBP3 gene encoding RNA-dependent ATPase DBP3 (RNA-Dependent ATPase, member of DExD/H-box family; involved in cleavage of site A3 within the ITS1 spacer during rRNA processing; not essential for growth, but deletion causes severe slow-growth phenotype; GO_component: GO:0005730 - nucleolus [Evidence IEA]; GO_component: GO:0005730 - nucleolus [Evidence IDA] [PMID 9032262]; GO_component: GO:0005634 - nucleus [Evidence IEA]; GO_component: GO:0030687 - preribosome, large subunit precursor [Evidence IDA] [PMID 22083961]; GO_function: GO:0005524 - ATP binding [Evidence IEA,IEA]; GO_function: GO:0004004 - ATP-dependent RNA helicase activity [Evidence IDA] [PMID 23153376]; GO_function: GO:0008026 - ATP-dependent helicase activity [Evidence IEA]; GO_function: GO:0003723 - RNA binding [Evidence IEA]; GO_function: GO:0008186 - RNA-dependent ATPase activity [Evidence IDA] [PMID 18975973]; GO_function: GO:0008186 - RNA-dependent ATPase activity [Evidence IDA] [PMID 23153376]; GO_function: GO:0004386 - helicase activity [Evidence IEA,IEA]; GO_function: GO:0016787 - hydrolase activity [Evidence IEA]; GO_function: GO:0003676 - nucleic acid binding [Evidence IEA]; GO_function: GO:0000166 - nucleotide binding [Evidence IEA]; GO_process: GO:0006200 - ATP catabolic process [Evidence IEA]; GO_process: GO:0000464 - endonucleolytic cleavage in ITS1 upstream of 5.8S rRNA from tricistronic rRNA transcript (SSU-rRNA, 5.8S rRNA, LSU-rRNA) [Evidence IMP] [PMID 9032262]; GO_process: GO:0006364 - rRNA processing [Evidence IEA]; GO_process: GO:0042254 - ribosome biogenesis [Evidence IEA]) — translation MSTEKEIKSSKRSLEEAEKNESTKKLKVKSDKKDHKEEKNKKEKKEKKDKKEKKEKKDKKDKKEKKEKKEKKDKEEKKESKSDDTVSSEQTAVPAAAAAAAAPSSAEVTKFLADNSVKIEDDSNSNIQPCLSFDSLPVESKIISILKKFPKPSPIQAASWPFLLAGRDVVGVAETGSGKTFAFSVPVVNHIIQEKKKGVRALVVSPTRELAMQIYDSLVTLTNVTDISAVCVYGGVPKEEQRQGLKKASIVIATPGRLKDLIEEGSADLSKVEYLVLDEADRMLEKGFEEDIKSIVSNTNSDGRQTIMFTATWPPEVRKLASTFMNNAVKVYIGERDELAANKRITQLVEVIDPFRKEQRLLQLLKEHQSGAKKDDKILVFALYKKEATRVERLLQNRGFALAAIHGDLGQAQRTKALEDFKTGRSKILLATDVAARGLDIPAVKVVINLTFPLTAEDYVHRIGRTGRAGQTGLAITLFTEQEKHLSGALINVLRGANQPVPDELLKFGSHTKKKEHSAYGAFFKDVDSTKKATKVKFD, via the coding sequence ATGTCGACTGAGAAGGAGATTAAGTCTTCCAAGCGAAGTCTTGAGGAGGCCGAGAAGAACGAGTCTACCAAAAAGTTAAAGGTCAAGAGCGACAAGAAGGACCACAAGGAGgagaagaacaagaaggagaagaaagagaagaaggataagaaggagaagaaggagaagaaggataAGAAGgacaagaaagagaagaaggagaagaaggagaagaaagacaaggaagagaagaaagagtcTAAATCAGATGACACTGTGTCTTCGGAACAGACCGCAGTGCcagctgccgctgctgctgctgctgcacctTCATCGGCTGAGGTCACTAAGTTCTTGGCTGATAACAGTGTCAAGATTGAAGACGACTCCAACTCGAATATCCAGCCCTGTCTTTCGTTTGACAGCTTGCCTGTAGAGAGCAAGATCATTTCAATTCTGAAGAAGTTCCCTAAGCCCAGTCCTATTCAGGCTGCTTCATGGCCATTTTTGTTAGCTGGTCGCGATGTAGTCGGCGTTGCTGAGACCGGTTCTGGTAAGACATTTGCCTTTTCTGTTCCAGTTGTCAATCACATTATtcaggagaagaaaaagggCGTTCGTGCTTTGGTGGTGTCTCCTACTCGTGAACTGGCTATGCAAATCTACGACAGTTTAGTAACTCTGACAAATGTTACTGATATCAGCGCTGTATGTGTTTACGGTGGTGtaccaaaagaagagcaaagaCAGGGTTTGAAGAAAGCCAGCATTGTTATTGCCACTCCTGGTCGTCTTAAGGATCTTATTGAAGAAGGTTCTGCTGACCTTAGTAAAGTCGAGTACTTAGTGTTGGATGAGGCCGACAGAATGCTTGAAAAGGGATTTGAAGAGGACATCAAGTCGATTGTTTCGAATACCAACTCTGATGGCAGACAGACTATCATGTTTACTGCGACATGGCCTCCTGAGGTGCGTAAGTTGGCGTCCACTTTCATGAACAACGCTGTTAAAGTATATATTGGCGAGCGTGACGAGTTGGCTGCCAACAAACGAATCACCCAGTTGGTCGAAGTCATTGACCCCTTCCGTAAAGAGCAAAGATTGCTTCAACTGCTGAAAGAGCACCAGTCTGGTGCTAAGAAAGATGACAAGATCCTTGTGTTTGCATTGTACAAGAAAGAAGCCACCCGTGTTGAGAGACTATTACAGAACAGAGGATTCGCGTTGGCTGCTATTCACGGAGATTTGGGCCAAGCTCAACGTACCAAAGCTCTGGAAGATTTCAAGACTGGTCGTTCTAAGATTCTGCTAGCAActgatgttgctgctcGTGGTCTGGATATTCCCGCTGTCAAGGTCGTCATTAACCTGACGTTCCCTCTTACTGCCGAGGACTACGTCCACCGTATCGGTAGAACTGGCCGAGCAGGACAAACTGGACTCGCCATCACCCTTTTTACCGAGCAAGAAAAGCACCTGTCTGGAGCATTAATCAACGTCCTCCGTGGAGCCAACCAGCCCGTACCAGACGAGCTGCTCAAGTTCGGCAGTCacaccaagaaaaaggaaCATTCTGCATACGGCGCATTTTTTAAGGACGTCGACTCGACCAAGAAGGCCACCAAGGTCAAATTCGATTAG
- the ERO1 gene encoding Ero1p (Thiol oxidase required for oxidative protein folding in the ER; essential for maintaining proper redox balance in ER; feedback regulation of Ero1p occurs via reduction and oxidation of Ero1p regulatory bonds; reduced Pdi1p activates Ero1p by direct reduction of Ero1p regulatory bonds; depletion of thiol substrates and accumulation of oxidized Pdi1p results in inactivation of Ero1p by both Pdi1p-mediated oxidation and autonomous oxidation of Ero1p regulatory bonds; GO_component: GO:0005783 - endoplasmic reticulum [Evidence IEA,IEA]; GO_component: GO:0005783 - endoplasmic reticulum [Evidence IDA] [PMID 9659914]; GO_component: GO:0005789 - endoplasmic reticulum membrane [Evidence IEA]; GO_component: GO:0016020 - membrane [Evidence IEA]; GO_function: GO:0016491 - oxidoreductase activity [Evidence IEA]; GO_function: GO:0016671 - oxidoreductase activity, acting on a sulfur group of donors, disulfide as acceptor [Evidence IEA]; GO_function: GO:0003756 - protein disulfide isomerase activity [Evidence IEA]; GO_function: GO:0003756 - protein disulfide isomerase activity [Evidence IMP] [PMID 10982384]; GO_function: GO:0016972 - thiol oxidase activity [Evidence IDA] [PMID 16407158]; GO_process: GO:0055114 - oxidation-reduction process [Evidence IEA,IEA]; GO_process: GO:0055114 - oxidation-reduction process [Evidence IGI] [PMID 11584268]; GO_process: GO:0006457 - protein folding [Evidence IMP] [PMID 9659913]), with protein MSKIFYLTLLATVLASSSPFPSPPLEASVASQTVYDFLPIASDSPVKDTLGGATYQQVEDTNFRLRPVLKELTKTDYFKYYKVDLSPELCPFNDDELGMCGNRACAVDVIDDESEVPEFWRSQYLGKLAKDSVTTDRLWSPDDDAVASKLCRANGVSVGHEYYNVLPSPSPPSKDDYLDSELEDTNYCYPEDESLSGPGTYVSLPDNPERFTGYGGPHANKVWRAVYQENCFGYFGDSNQDSGTSNAVSSGDGFSAGQLQPSLPAAGSLLSSVLMDSNRYERQEVGGESGRQALNAEKQCVEQRLFYRILSGLQSSVSSHLCYEYLNQTTGEWVPNLDCFMSRVGNHQERLENLYFNYALVSRAVSKLRNYIDDLHFNNQDASADQATRRQLLRLIKSSSPVTYSRAQANDTNTPTSASSSQQKLLLFNETAIFSSPEGRALKSEFRKRVRNVSALMSCVGCDRCRLWGKLQTAGYGTALKLLFELPENPADDPELCSTVMSTFRRSELVALINTLDRLSKSIEAVTYFRNELQSQAVEAEKLAERSEFQQAWDSELEGAWTALKFVFRSYVELPKNLWTLFIHYSAIYWNRFIGRDALTAQYYHLDL; from the coding sequence ATGTCAaagatattttatttgaccCTGTTGGCGACGGTGTTAGCATCGTCGTCACCGTTCCCATCGCCTCCTTTAGAAGCCAGTGTCGCATCTCAGACGGTTTATGATTTTCTTCCAATTGCATCGGACAGTCCTGTGAAAGACACTCTAGGAGGCGCAACGTATCAACAGGTAGAAGATACGAACTTCCGACTACGTCCTGTGTTAAAAGAACTGACCAAGACGGACTATTTCAAATATTACAAGGTGGACCTTTCGCCTGAATTGTGTCCAtttaatgatgatgagctgGGAATGTGCGGAAATAGAGCATGTGCTGTAGATGTGATAGATGATGAGAGTGAGGTGCCAGAATTTTGGAGATCACAATATCTGGGAAAACTGGCTAAAGATTCAGTAACTACAGATCGTTTATGGTCACCAGATGACGATGCAGTGGCGAGCAAGTTGTGCCGAGCCAATGGTGTAAGCGTGGGACATGAGTACTATAATGTTCTTCCATCACCATCTCCTCCATCTAAAGACGATTATTTGGATTCTGAATTAGAAGATACAAACTATTGTTATCCAGAAGACGAGTCGTTGTCAGGCCCTGGTACTTATGTTTCCTTACCAGATAATCCAGAAAGATTTACTGGATATGGTGGTCCACATGCCAATAAGGTATGGCGTGCTGTATACCAAGAAAACTGTTTTGGATACTTTGGAGATTCAAATCAGGATAGCGGTACTAGTAATGCTGTTAGTAGTGGCGATGGTTTTAGTGCTGGCCAGTTACAGCCATCTTTACCTGCAGCAGGAAGCCTATTGAGTTCGGTTCTCATGGACTCTAACCGTTATGAACGTCAAGAGGTGGGTGGAGAATCTGGTCGCCAAGCTTTAAATGCCGAGAAACAATGTGTAGAACAACGATTGTTTTATAGAATTCTGTCTGGTTTGCAATCGTCAGTTTCTAGTCATCTCTGTTATGAGTACCTCAATCAGACAACTGGTGAATGGGTACCTAATCTTGACTGTTTTATGAGCAGAGTCGGAAATCATCAGGAGAGACTCGAAAATCTATACTTCAATTATGCTTTAGTTTCTAGAGCAGTGTCGAAACTACGAAATTATATTGATGATCTTCACTTTAACAATCAAGACGCATCGGCGGACCAGGCTACCAGAAGACAGTTATTAAGACTTATCAAATCGTCTTCCCCAGTGACGTACTCTAGAGCACAAGCAAATGATACAAACACACCTACAAGTGCCAGTTCTAGTCAACAGAAGCTGCTACTTTTTAATGAGACAGCCATATTCTCGTCTCCAGAGGGTCGTGCTTTGAAGAGCGAATTCCGTAAGAGAGTTCGCAATGTTAGTGCACTCATGAGCTGTGTTGGCTGTGACAGATGTCGTCTGTGGGGTAAGCTTCAAACAGCAGGATACGGAACTGCTTTGAAGCTGTTATTTGAACTACCCGAGAACCCTGCTGATGACCCCGAACTGTGTTCGACAGTCATGAGCACATTCCGCAGGTCTGAGCTTGTTGCTCTTATCAATACACTTGACCGATTGTCGAAATCGATTGAAGCCGTCACCTACTTCCGCAACGAGCTGCAGAGCCAAGCTGTCGAAGCCGAAAAGCTGGCCGAGAGGTCGGAGTTCCAACAAGCGTGGGACTCTGAGCTCGAGGGTGCATGGACAGCACTAAAATTCGTGTTCCGCTCCTATGTCGAGCTTCCCAAAAACCTGTGGACCCTATTTATTCATTATTCCGCCATTTACTGGAACCGATTCATCGGTCGCGATGCTCTCACCGCTCAATACTACCATCTCGATCTCTAA
- the RRT12 gene encoding Rrt12p (Probable subtilisin-family protease; role in formation of the dityrosine layer of spore walls; localizes to the spore wall and also the nuclear envelope and ER region in mature spores; GO_component: GO:0005619 - ascospore wall [Evidence IDA] [PMID 19779569]; GO_component: GO:0005635 - nuclear envelope [Evidence IDA] [PMID 19779569]; GO_component: GO:0031160 - spore wall [Evidence IEA]; GO_function: GO:0016787 - hydrolase activity [Evidence IEA]; GO_function: GO:0042802 - identical protein binding [Evidence IEA]; GO_function: GO:0008233 - peptidase activity [Evidence IEA]; GO_function: GO:0004252 - serine-type endopeptidase activity [Evidence IBA,IEA]; GO_function: GO:0008236 - serine-type peptidase activity [Evidence IEA]; GO_function: GO:0008236 - serine-type peptidase activity [Evidence ISS] [PMID 10592175]; GO_process: GO:0030476 - ascospore wall assembly [Evidence IMP] [PMID 19779569]; GO_process: GO:0043086 - negative regulation of catalytic activity [Evidence IEA]; GO_process: GO:0006508 - proteolysis [Evidence IBA,IEA,IEA]; GO_process: GO:0030435 - sporulation resulting in formation of a cellular spore [Evidence IEA]), with protein MSLGTPKNNILNRAVQQLVDMGVPVVVAAGNSDSNACRFSPSSAQGAFVVGALDDRLDTAATFTNWGECVDAFASGVNVESISIFNNSPVKYSGTSVSSPIAAGLIAYFMGMGDSGEVATQRVSKLISIILSRLGPN; from the coding sequence ATGTCATTAGGAACGCCCAAAAACAACATTCTTAATCGAGCTGTACAGCAATTGGTCGACATGGGCGTACCAGTGGTTGTTGCAGCCGGCAACTCAGACTCTAATGCCTGTCGATTCTCGCCGTCAAGCGCCCAAGGAGCATTTGTAGTTGGTGCACTCGACGACCGGCTTGACACGGCAGCTACCTTCACCAACTGGGGAGAATGTGTAGATGCATTTGCGTCTGGTGTGAATGTCGAAAGCATAtccatcttcaacaactcTCCAGTCAAGTATTCTGGCACTTCAGTCTCCTCGCCAATTGCAGCTGGGCTCATTGCCTACTTCATGGGCATGGGAGATTCGGGTGAAGTGGCTACCCAACGAGTAAGTAAACTGATCTCTATTATTCTATCACGACTTGGACCCAACTAA
- the RRD1 gene encoding peptidylprolyl isomerase RRD1 (Peptidyl-prolyl cis/trans-isomerase; activator of the phosphotyrosyl phosphatase activity of PP2A; involved in G1 phase progression, microtubule dynamics, bud morphogenesis and DNA repair; required for rapid reduction of Sgs1p levels in response to rapamycin; subunit of the Tap42p-Sit4p-Rrd1p complex; protein increases in abundance and relative distribution to the nucleus increases upon DNA replication stress; GO_component: GO:0005737 - cytoplasm [Evidence IEA,IEA]; GO_component: GO:0005737 - cytoplasm [Evidence IDA] [PMID 15150670]; GO_component: GO:0000790 - nuclear chromatin [Evidence IDA] [PMID 21129186]; GO_component: GO:0005634 - nucleus [Evidence IEA,IEA]; GO_component: GO:0005634 - nucleus [Evidence IDA] [PMID 15150670]; GO_function: GO:0016853 - isomerase activity [Evidence IEA]; GO_function: GO:0003755 - peptidyl-prolyl cis-trans isomerase activity [Evidence IEA,IEA]; GO_function: GO:0003755 - peptidyl-prolyl cis-trans isomerase activity [Evidence IDA] [PMID 16380387]; GO_function: GO:0019211 - phosphatase activator activity [Evidence IEA]; GO_function: GO:0008601 - protein phosphatase type 2A regulator activity [Evidence IMP] [PMID 12952889]; GO_process: GO:0006281 - DNA repair [Evidence IMP] [PMID 15150670]; GO_process: GO:0006281 - DNA repair [Evidence IMP] [PMID 9705277]; GO_process: GO:0000082 - G1/S transition of mitotic cell cycle [Evidence IPI] [PMID 11134337]; GO_process: GO:0030472 - mitotic spindle organization in nucleus [Evidence IMP] [PMID 11262194]; GO_process: GO:0043085 - positive regulation of catalytic activity [Evidence IEA]; GO_process: GO:0006457 - protein folding [Evidence IEA]; GO_process: GO:0000413 - protein peptidyl-prolyl isomerization [Evidence IEA,IEA]; GO_process: GO:0043618 - regulation of transcription from RNA polymerase II promoter in response to stress [Evidence IMP,IPI] [PMID 21129186]; GO_process: GO:0006970 - response to osmotic stress [Evidence IMP] [PMID 10660069]) — protein MTENIYNGSIVSGTIGTPGSGGSGSSEASVSSTLPSGTGKSQPLLAPEDPFGTGETYSVEFPIHPSSYSTPGKKIHDQSDLIYFQQSIAYNRIQNLITSISQAVIQKFPADINSSSIHPVFKSIIEILQTLSKWCDEIEPVIGPRRFGNIAFRQWHTVLENRSGQLLTEKLAEPLAFSTIGDEMSDKVSAENSPLTELIPYFQGSFGSKQRLDFGTGHELSFLAFIGGLILLGVIDQPSGEDILLVFETYFEVIRKLVLRYTLEPAGSHGVWGLDDHFHLPYILGSAQLVDPQSNGIPKPSSIISKDVPTPRSVLDKASVSKYARTNLYFKAIDFVYQVKRGPFYEHSPILYDITGVPTWNKIYRGMIKMYNAEVLGKFPVVQHFIFGSALYPWKHINGNGLKSHSGEEEKAAPRKDASAVPSMVSSVMPLSATVSGVRPRASNAPRTSINPITGSSIGEPSTGSPTGGGNIPGPTKASWAKK, from the coding sequence ATGACtgagaatatatataatggTTCCATTGTAAGTGGTACAATTGGCACACCTGGATCAGGTGGTTCTGGAAGTTCTGAAGCTTCTGTAAGTTCGACACTTCCTAGCGGCACTGGCAAAAGTCAACCTCTGCTGGCCCCCGAAGATCCATTTGGAACAGGAGAGACATACTCGGTTGAATTTCCTATCCATCCTTCATCATATTCAACTCCTGGCAAGAAAATTCATGACCAAAGTGATCTGATATATTTCCAGCAGTCAATTGCATACAACCGAATTCAGAATTTAATCACCAGCATATCCCAAGCCGTGATTCAAAAGTttcctgctgatatcaacagcagttcAATCCACCCTGTTTTCAAGTCTATAATTGAAATCCTCCAAACTCTTTCAAAGTGGTGTGATGAGATTGAGCCAGTGATAGGGCCTCGTAGATTTGGAAATATTGCTTTTCGACAATGGCATACGGTTCTCGAGAATCGGTCGGGACAGTTGCTGACTGAAAAGCTGGCCGAACCACTTGCATTTTCTACAATTGGTGATGAAATGTCTGATAAAGTTTCAGCTGAAAACTCACCCCTGACTGAGCTGATTCCATATTTTCAAGGTTCTTTTGGTTCTAAGCAAAGGCTAGACTTTGGAACTGGTCATGAACTCAGTTTCCTTGCATTTATTGGAGGCTTGATTCTTCTCGGGGTAATTGATCAGCCGTCAGGAGAAGATATTTTGCTTGTGTTTGAAACTTACTTTGAGGTCATTAGAAAACTAGTGTTGCGTTATACACTTGAACCTGCTGGAAGTCATGGAGTATGGGGTTTGGACGACCATTTCCATCTTCCTTATATTCTTGGATCAGCTCAGTTGGTAGATCCACAGTCCAATGGTATCCCCAAGCCAAGCAGTATTATATCCAAAGATGTCCCTACACCGCGGTCAGTTCTAGATAAAGCATCAGTATCCAAATATGCCAGGACAAATCTTTATTTCAAGGCCATAGATTTTGTGTACCAAGTGAAAAGAGGACCATTTTATGAGCATTCGCCTATATTGTACGACATTACTGGGGTTCCTACATGGAACAAGATTTATCGTGGAATGATAAAAATGTACAATGCAGAAGTTCTGGGGAAGTTCCCAGTGGTGCAACATTTTATATTCGGCTCGGCGCTTTATCCGTGGAAACACATTAATGGAAACGGCTTAAAAAGCCATTCTGGcgaggaagaaaaggctgCTCCTAGGAAAGACGCATCGGCAGTTCCAAGTATGGTGTCGTCTGTAATGCCACTGTCTGCCACAGTGTCTGGAGTAAGACCAAGAGCTAGCAATGCTCCAAGGACATCCATAAATCCCATAACAGGCTCTTCTATAGGTGAACCATCGACTGGTAGTCCGACAGGAGGAGGTAACATACCGGGACCCACGAAAGCATCCTGGGCCAAAAAGTAA